The following DNA comes from Methanococcus maripaludis.
AGTTACCATTATTATCTGTTCCATATTTTCACCGTATCTAACTATCCACTAGTGGACTAGTATGGTAATTCTTTGCAGGATATAAACCTATTTGTGATAATCATTATTATTTATCATATTTTTATAAATCAATTATTTGCCTTTTTTTACCATTCTGATTGAAAAATATCCATATTTGGATAAAATCTAAAAGAATACGTCTTAAAATTATACCTAAATTAATAAATAAATGAAATATCATAACGTCATGAAATCAAAATTAAGACATTATAGAGGGCCATTATGCAGATAAAAATTGGTGAAGTTGAATCGAAATTAAATAAAATTATCGAAGAAGATGGCGCAGCTTACTTCGTACTTATCGACCCTGATGAAAAGAACTACCGAGAAATCGCAAATCACGTTAAGAATTACGCTGATGCGATAATTATCGGGGGAAGTATTGGAATAATCAGCCTTGATGAAGTTACAAAAGAAATCAAAGAAATCACGGGCCTCCCAGTAATTTTATTCCCTGGAAACGTTGATGGCGTTACAAAAGAAGCTGATGCAGTATTGTTCATGACTTTGATGAATTCAAAAAACACGTACTGGAACATGACTGCACCAACACTTGGAGCCCTCACAATTAAAAAATACGGACTTGAAACACTCCCAATGGCCTACCTTGGAATTGAACCAATAAGTAAAACTGCTGTTGGATTTGTCGGCGAAGTAAATGAAATCCCGCAGAAAAAACCTGAAATTGCGGGAATTTACAGCCTTTCAGCATCATACTTTGGAATGAGGTGGGTTTACCTTGAAGCTGGAAGCGGTGCAGAATATCCGGTAAACAACGAAATGATTGGAATTTCCAAAAAATTAAGCGGAATAAATATCATCGTTGGCGGAGGAATAAGAACTCCAGAAGTTGCTTACGAAAAAGTCATGAGTGGTGCAGACGTAATTGTAACCGGAACTTTAACTGAAAAAGACCCAGAAGCAGTTAAAGAAATGAAAAAAGCGATTAAAAAAGCTGGAATGGATAAATTAAAAATGTTATCTAAAAAATAAAAAATAAAATAAAAAATTTAACTTATTTCGATTTTTCCCTGATTCCATTCGATTATGTGAGTTTCTTTTTTGGATAAATCCTGTATCGGAACAATTCCAGGCGTAGGCTTGATGCCCATTCTCTTTTGGAAATCGGTTTGTTCCTGAAACGTACCGCTGTTTATCATCCTAACCCCGTGATAATTACCATATCCGTTGATGTGAATGTGTCCGGTGTGGAAAATGTCAGGTTCTGTGTGTATTGCAAGGTAATCGATATGTTCTGGAGCTATCGGGCACCTTCCACCGTATGTAGGACATAAATGCCTTCTTTTTAAAAGTTCTTTCATAATTGATGGAGGGTTTGTATATTGGGCTACTGAAATCTGTCCGATAATGTCATCAAAACTTCTACCGTGGTACAACAACAAATCAAGGCCGTGAATGTTTACAACGCCAGGATTTCCAACAAAAGTTACATTTTCTTTTGGAAACAGACTTGTTATCGATTCATCAAACGTTGGCTGCGGTTCCGCAGGTCTTAGCGCATCGTGGTTTCCCGGGGAGATTATGAATTTTATATGTTCGGGAACCTGCTCTAAATAAGCTGCAATTTCCGCATACTGCGAAAGTATATCCACGTCATAGAGGTCATACTCCTGACCGGGATAAATTCCAACTCCATCCACCAAATCTCCTGCAATTGAAATATATTTCAATCTACTTACTATTTTTTCTTCTAAACCGCTATTTACTTCCCCGTTTAAAAATTTGATGAATTTTGCAAATACCTTGTTTGAAAACTCGTGGCTTCCAACGTGAACGTCTGACAAGAATGCAGTGTATATCTTTTCGTCCGTTGTTTTCGTAGGTTTTGGAGTAATATCTGGCCTAAAAGCCCTATCAACAAACATTAAGTCTCCTTTATCGTTAATAGTTCCCTCAAAACCGATTACTTCATCTAAAAGAACGTCTGATGGAAGATCTCCCTTGTCCATTTTGTCTTTCATTAAAAGAAGTCTAAATGTTCCATTTTCGTCTTCGAGTTCGATCATTTTATGTCCGTTTTTAGTGGAATTCACATCCGACACTATTCCTGCGATGAAAACTTCATTTTCCTTTTTTCTCCTAAATAGCTGGTTTAATGGGTATGCTTTTTTTTGAACCTTTAATTCGATTATTTTTCTTAAAGTATTGCATCTATCCTTGAAATATTTTACAAAGTCATCGAGTGTTCCCTCACATGTTGATTTTCCAGTAACATCGTATTCATCGTAAACGTGTATCTGTGCATCGATATCTTTTGCATAGTAGTTTATTTTATTATTAACACTTTCTCGAATAGACCTTATCTCTGAAAGTCTTATTTTTCGCTCTTCTTCCAATTTTTTATGTATTTCATCAAGTTCAGGTACTTCTTCCTCGATGTCTTCAAAATCGAGATCGTAAGCTTTAGTTTCTTTTTTAATTTCCTTTTCAACAGGTTCAAAATCATCCGTTTGTTCGATAACCTCCTGATTTTCTGATATCACTTCATTTGACGTATAGTATGCTAAAAAATCGAATTTTCCGTATTCTTCAAAAATATTTTTTAAATTATTTCCCAAAAAAATGTTTAAAAAATGCGAATCAAGGAGTATAAAATCGTCCTTTTTACTTTTAAATTCTTTTATCTTATTAAATAAATCTGAAAAATTTTCTTTATCAAGATTTTGAATTCTTGAGTAGGAATCAGGGGCTAAAAGTACCTGAATGTTTAAAAAGTCGTTTATCATAATTTCACGGTTATTCTGATTTTTTTACATGTCTGTTAATGTTTTGGCATAAGTAATCAAGAGGATGTATTATATCTTTCCTTGAACAGGTTGAATCAGGCCTACAGTAATATCCAAGACCCTTTCCACCATCATCACGCCAGTTCTTGCAGTACTCGCAGTGCGTAATATGGTTTGCAACTTTGTACCCAATATTATGACTTATATAGTATTTAGTTTTTTCAACATCGAAATCCCCGACAGATTTAAAAATATTTATTATTTCGTCTAAAAAGCGTTCAATTTGATCTTCTGTTGCGATATCCTGCGCACTTTTATTTGTAAGAGTCCCTTCTTCAATTGGCCTTAAATTAGGATCGAATTGAGACACGAATCTATAAACTACAAAACTACGCCTTGCGTAGTGCGAAGGAGAACCCCCTGAAAGGATATCGTTTAAAATTTCCCTCATGCATGGCGGATGCCAGTCTTCAGGGATTTCTCCAGAGTACTCTTTAGTACTTACCCGAATTCCGCTTTCGATATTATAGTCTATCTTAATTTCTGAAAATGCCTCTTCTGCTTTTTTCAAGAGTAAATCCTTTATTTCCCTCGGCATTTGTGCATTTCGAACCTTGTCAACGTAATTCTTAATTTTTAACCTTATTTTTTCGAAATTATAGATTGACTGCCTTTTTTGATTTAATAAAACGATGTCCCCTTCAAGAATCATTCTCTCAAGGTGTAAATCGTTATTTCTCGAATTTGCCGCAACATCGATAAAATCCCAGATATTTACTCGCGAATCCTCGTTTT
Coding sequences within:
- a CDS encoding geranylgeranylglyceryl/heptaprenylglyceryl phosphate synthase → MQIKIGEVESKLNKIIEEDGAAYFVLIDPDEKNYREIANHVKNYADAIIIGGSIGIISLDEVTKEIKEITGLPVILFPGNVDGVTKEADAVLFMTLMNSKNTYWNMTAPTLGALTIKKYGLETLPMAYLGIEPISKTAVGFVGEVNEIPQKKPEIAGIYSLSASYFGMRWVYLEAGSGAEYPVNNEMIGISKKLSGINIIVGGGIRTPEVAYEKVMSGADVIVTGTLTEKDPEAVKEMKKAIKKAGMDKLKMLSKK
- a CDS encoding DNA-directed DNA polymerase II small subunit, with amino-acid sequence MINDFLNIQVLLAPDSYSRIQNLDKENFSDLFNKIKEFKSKKDDFILLDSHFLNIFLGNNLKNIFEEYGKFDFLAYYTSNEVISENQEVIEQTDDFEPVEKEIKKETKAYDLDFEDIEEEVPELDEIHKKLEEERKIRLSEIRSIRESVNNKINYYAKDIDAQIHVYDEYDVTGKSTCEGTLDDFVKYFKDRCNTLRKIIELKVQKKAYPLNQLFRRKKENEVFIAGIVSDVNSTKNGHKMIELEDENGTFRLLLMKDKMDKGDLPSDVLLDEVIGFEGTINDKGDLMFVDRAFRPDITPKPTKTTDEKIYTAFLSDVHVGSHEFSNKVFAKFIKFLNGEVNSGLEEKIVSRLKYISIAGDLVDGVGIYPGQEYDLYDVDILSQYAEIAAYLEQVPEHIKFIISPGNHDALRPAEPQPTFDESITSLFPKENVTFVGNPGVVNIHGLDLLLYHGRSFDDIIGQISVAQYTNPPSIMKELLKRRHLCPTYGGRCPIAPEHIDYLAIHTEPDIFHTGHIHINGYGNYHGVRMINSGTFQEQTDFQKRMGIKPTPGIVPIQDLSKKETHIIEWNQGKIEIS